Genomic window (Kangiella profundi):
TCCCGCTAACTCAACTACTGTTTCAACTGTGACTTCACGGCGCTCATCTGCCTTTAAATTTTTCGAAGAAGCTTTCATGTCTAAACTCCAAACCAATAAGATAGTAATCAATTACTATCTTTTCTAAATTATGGGATTTCGTCAAGTTAAATTTAATCTTTTCTAATATAGAGATTTAGGTTATTGATATTTAAGGAATATGCGCCGTTGACTATTAACATTCTCTGGTATAAACAATGGCTGTGATAAGAGACGAATCAAGAAAACTTCAATTTTAAAACTATCTATTAGCCAAGAAGAGCTTGTGTATTTCCACCAGGATTGTACATGCCCAAAATAGGACAAAAACTGTCCTATTCTTTCCTAGATGAGTGCGAATTAAATTATGAGACTTCCGCGATTTTAAGCAAGCGGGCCAACTGAGGCTTATATTCCTGCGGTAACATATCGCCCAGTGTGTACTTGTCCAGAGTATTGAGGAAATTTTTCAATGCTTCTCCAAGCACGGCTTTCAGCCCACAGACGGGCGTGATGACACATTTGTTATCCGGGGAAAAGCATTCCACCAGACTCATATCAGGCTCCATTTCACGAACCAGTACACCAATTCGGATTTCGTTTGGCTCCATGCGAAGTCGCATACCACCATTTTTACCACGTACAGTTTCGATATAGCCTTTCTTATTTAAAGCGTGGACCACTTTCATCAAATGGTTACTGGAGATGTTGTAACTGTCTGAAATTTCCTGAATGGTGCACAATCGGCCCTTTTCCAGCCCCAGAAATATTAGAACGCGTAATGAGTAGTCGGTATAACGGGTAATATGCATCTATTGTCTCCGTATTCTGCCAGGACTCATGTCCTAAGCATTAGGTCGGCTGATTATATAGGCCATTAGCGCTGAGAAAAACACTGCTAAAAAGATTAATACCTCAGTTTTCATGTTGAGCAACCATAAAACCAGCCAGCTTGACGTTAACATAAGCCCTGCAAGGTATTTGGCAAAGACCGGGATTGCTCCTTTATCGCGCCAGCCTTTTAAAAGTGGGCCAAACTGAGGATGCTCCAGTAGCCACAACTCCAGGCGCGGCGAACTTTTACCCGCAGCCCAGACCGCAACAATAAGGAATGGCGTTGTCGGCAGCAAAGGTAATACCA
Coding sequences:
- a CDS encoding Rrf2 family transcriptional regulator: MHITRYTDYSLRVLIFLGLEKGRLCTIQEISDSYNISSNHLMKVVHALNKKGYIETVRGKNGGMRLRMEPNEIRIGVLVREMEPDMSLVECFSPDNKCVITPVCGLKAVLGEALKNFLNTLDKYTLGDMLPQEYKPQLARLLKIAEVS
- a CDS encoding YbaN family protein; translation: MKFNFTTTKPLMVRLLNRQLFFRALAIMATGLGMVGVVLPLLPTTPFLIVAVWAAGKSSPRLELWLLEHPQFGPLLKGWRDKGAIPVFAKYLAGLMLTSSWLVLWLLNMKTEVLIFLAVFFSALMAYIISRPNA